The stretch of DNA TTCTCAAAGAAATCAACCGCTTCATCAACCGTCATTTCTAATACATCAGAAATCGATTTTCCTTTGTAGCGAATTTCCAAAGTTTCTCTGTTAAAACGTTTGCCTTGACACGTTTCACATTCTACATAAACATCTGGTAAGAAACTCATTTCAATTGTTCTCACTCCAGAACCTTCGCAGGTTTCACAACGTCCGCCTTTTACGTTAAAGCTAAAACGACCAGGTTTGTAACCACGAATTTGCGCTTCAGGTGTTTGGGTAAATAAACTTCTAATTTCAGAGAAAACATCAGTATACGTCGCAGGATTACTTCTTGGTGTTCTACCAATCGGACTTTGGTCAATATCAATTACTTTATCAATGTGTTCTAAACCTTCAATTTTTTTGTATGGTTGTGGTTTTTTTACCGCATTAAAGAAATGCGTATTCAAAATAGGATACAAGGTTTCATTAATCAATGTCGATTTTCCACTTCCCGAAACACCAGTAACACAAATTAGTTTTCCTAAAGGAAATTCTACCGAAACATTTTTTAAATTGTTGCCGCTTGCTCCTGAAAGCTTCAATATTTTTCCGTTTCCTTCACGACGCTTTTTTGGAACTTCAATTTGCATTTTACCACTCATAAATTGAGCTGTAATGGTATTTTCTTTTAATAATTCTTTTGGTGTACCTTGACTGATGATTTTTCCACCAAAACGACCTGCTTTTGGTCCGATATCAATTACGTGGTCGGCACGTTCAATCATGTCTTTGTCGTGTTCCACTACAATAACTGAATTTCCAATATCGCGCAGACTTTCCAACGATTTAATCAAACGTTCGTTATCGCGCTGGTGTAAACCAATACTAGGTTCGTCTAAAATATACAAAACACCAACTAACTGCGAACCAATTTGCGTAGCCAAACGAATACGTTGTGCCTCTCCACCCGAAAGTGATTTGGAACTTCTATTTAAGTTCAGATAATTTAAACCAACATCCAATAAAAACTGTAAACGAGCAGTAATTTCCTTTAAAATTTCAGTCGCAATGGCTTGTTGTTTGGTATCTAAATGTTGAGGTAAATCGGCAAACCAATCCGCTAGTTCAGCGATATCCATTTGTACCAATTCGCCGATATTTCTGTCATTGATTTTGAAATACAAAGCCTCTTTACGTAAACGCGTTCCATGACAATCAGAACAATCGTTTTCATCCATAAACTCTTTTGCCCAACGTTTTATGCTTTGTGAATCGGCTTGTTCGTATTGATTTTTGATAAAGTTGGCAATACCTTCAAAATCGATTTTGTAATCTTTAGTAATTCCCATAACCTTTGAAACCACCGAAAACTTTTCATTTCCACCATGTAAAATCATTTCCATAGCTTCTTGTGGAATCGTTTCAAGAGCATCGGTTATTTTAAAGTCGAATTTTTGTGCAATAATTTCCAATTGCTTAAAAATCCATGAGTTTTTATATTCTCCCAAAGGCGCAAAACCACCATTTTTAATCGATAATTTCGGATTTGGGATAATTTTATTCAGGTTGATTTCGTTAACCGTTCCTAAACCATTACAAGTGGGACAAGCACCTTTTGGCGAGTTGAACGAAAAGTTATTCGGTTCTGGGTTTGGATAAGAGATACCCGAACTTGGACACATTAAATTTCGACTGAAATAACGTACTTCGCCACTTTCTTGCTCAATAACCATCATGATATCATCACCGTGATACATAGCGGTTTTAATGCTTTCAGTCAAGCGCTTATCTGTGTCCTCATCGCTCTTAATTAAAACTCGGTCTATGACCGTTTCGATATCGTGTGTTTTATAACGATCGACTTTCATGCCGTATTCCAAGTCACGGATTTCACCATCTACACGAACTTTTACAAAACCTTGCTTGGCAATTTGTTCAAATAATTCACGATAATGTCCTTTACGTGAACGAATGACTGGTGCTAAAATATTAATTCTTTTGCCGTTAAAAGTATCTACAATCAATTCTTTAATTTGCTCATCAGAATACGAAACCATTTTTTCCCCCGTGTTGTAACTGTAAGCTTCGCCAGCACGAGCATACAACAAACGTAAGAAATCGTAAATCTCGGTAATC from Flavobacterium haoranii encodes:
- the uvrA gene encoding excinuclease ABC subunit UvrA, which translates into the protein MNNTQETIEIIGARAHNLKNIDVTIPREKLVVITGLSGSGKSSLAFDTIYAEGQRRYIETFSAYARQFLGGLERPDVDKIDGLSPVIAIEQKTTSKSPRSTVGTITEIYDFLRLLYARAGEAYSYNTGEKMVSYSDEQIKELIVDTFNGKRINILAPVIRSRKGHYRELFEQIAKQGFVKVRVDGEIRDLEYGMKVDRYKTHDIETVIDRVLIKSDEDTDKRLTESIKTAMYHGDDIMMVIEQESGEVRYFSRNLMCPSSGISYPNPEPNNFSFNSPKGACPTCNGLGTVNEINLNKIIPNPKLSIKNGGFAPLGEYKNSWIFKQLEIIAQKFDFKITDALETIPQEAMEMILHGGNEKFSVVSKVMGITKDYKIDFEGIANFIKNQYEQADSQSIKRWAKEFMDENDCSDCHGTRLRKEALYFKINDRNIGELVQMDIAELADWFADLPQHLDTKQQAIATEILKEITARLQFLLDVGLNYLNLNRSSKSLSGGEAQRIRLATQIGSQLVGVLYILDEPSIGLHQRDNERLIKSLESLRDIGNSVIVVEHDKDMIERADHVIDIGPKAGRFGGKIISQGTPKELLKENTITAQFMSGKMQIEVPKKRREGNGKILKLSGASGNNLKNVSVEFPLGKLICVTGVSGSGKSTLINETLYPILNTHFFNAVKKPQPYKKIEGLEHIDKVIDIDQSPIGRTPRSNPATYTDVFSEIRSLFTQTPEAQIRGYKPGRFSFNVKGGRCETCEGSGVRTIEMSFLPDVYVECETCQGKRFNRETLEIRYKGKSISDVLEMTVDEAVDFFENIPKIYRKVKTIQDVGLGYITLGQQSTTLSGGEAQRVKLATELSKKDTGNTFYILDEPTTGLHFEDIRVLMEVINKLVKKGNTVLIIEHNLDVVKLADHIIDIGYEGGKGGGQVVAVGTPEEVIKNKKSYTAQFLKKELS